A part of Cydia amplana chromosome 24, ilCydAmpl1.1, whole genome shotgun sequence genomic DNA contains:
- the LOC134659080 gene encoding alpha-1,3-mannosyl-glycoprotein 2-beta-N-acetylglucosaminyltransferase-like codes for MSFFNGNEGPIVRERVKREHIDNRINKLEELVVERIGKKVEGDPPAPPKEGVVNYLRDSDVGKAESKDTVLPVLVIACDRITVKRCLDNLIKFRPSKDTFPIIVSQDCGHNATYQVIKSFTDADPSITVVRQPDLSEIPLERTNIKYKGYYKIARHLRFALNHVFKTLRHEAVIIVEDDLVISPDFYEYFQGTYPLLLKDSSIWCVSAWNDNGKKQLVDLSRPELLHRTDFFPGLGWMLRADSWAEFEPKWPKGFFDAWLRDPVITRGRACIRPEISRTYTFGKAGVSQGLFFDNYLRYIVLNSEFVEFTKRDLSYLLKENYDSNFTKYVYSLPESTVEAVVSGAAPAPTVRVTYQDWDTFSMAAKRLGLMDDLWVSCTMVVPQYREI; via the exons ATGTCCTTTTTTAACGGGAACGAGGGACCTATAGTGAGAGAAAGAGTCAAAAGAGAGCACATAGACAATAGGATCAACAAATTGGAGGAGTTGGTGGTGGAGCGGATTGGGAAGAAAGTAGAGGGGGATCCACCGGCTCCACCCAAGGAAGGCGTAGTGAATTATCTGCGAGATTCGGACGTTGGGAAGGCCGAGTCTAAAG ACACAGTACTACCGGTGCTCGTGATAGCGTGTGACCGCATCACCGTCAAGCGGTGTCTGGACAACCTCATCAAGTTCAGACCCAGCAAAGACACATTCCCGATAATAGTCAGTCAG GACTGTGGCCACAACGCCACATACCAAGTGATCAAATCCTTCACCGACGCCGACCCTTCCATCACCGTAGTACGCCAGCCCGACCTGTCGGAGATACCCCTCGAACGTACCAACATCAAGTATAAGGGCTACTACAAGATAGCGCGGCATTTAAGGTTCGCCCTGAACCATGTGTTCAAGACTTTGAGACACGAGGCTGTGATTATCGTTGAAG ATGATCTGGTCATTTCGCCAGATTTCTACGAGTACTTCCAGGGCACATATCCCCTCTTACTCAAGGACTCGAGCATATG GTGCGTCTCAGCTTGGAACGATAACGGCAAAAAACAGCTGGTGGACCTCTCAAGACCAGAACTCCTTCACCGCACAGACTTCTTCCCTGGTCTGGGCTGGATGCTGCGGGCGGACTCCTGGGCCGAGTTCGAACCTAAATGGCCTAAAGG GTTCTTCGACGCCTGGCTCCGCGACCCCGTGATCACGCGGGGCCGCGCCTGCATCCGCCCGGAGATATCCAGGACTTATACATTTGGCAAG GCTGGCGTCAGTCAAGGCCTGTTCTTCGACAACTATCTGCGCTACATCGTACTCAACTCCGAGTTTGTTGAATTCACCAAAAGGGATCTCAGTTATTTACTAAAG GAAAATTACGACAGCAACTTTACAAAATACGTGTACTCCCTGCCTGAGAGCACTGTAGAGGCAGTAGTGTCGGGCGCAGCGCCGGCGCCCACCGTCCGTGTAACCTACCAGGACTGGGATACGTTCAGCATGGCGGCCAAACGACTCGGCCTCATGGATGACCTCTGGGTGAGTTGTACCATGGTTGTACCACagtatagagaaatatag